A stretch of Caenorhabditis elegans chromosome IV DNA encodes these proteins:
- the magu-4 gene encoding PDZ domain-containing protein (Confirmed by transcript evidence): MVEVEAKPSSLSVEEDENENEEEKLEDVEKEKLVKQLKFEKAERRRIAEEMEKEIREVEAKWMEKVRKASEERDDIGKKIDEFEEKIDSLQIQVHRSETYKMEIEEANKRLRLQYEALQRDYEETMQERSIVLEENSRQNEERDRLQKEIEKMKEDSEEVAALKQKLENTRRLLKVNMEETAQANARKEAAIARLTEAEQNGARITEERDEALRKCQQTTGDAIVDIWNTHSVQINLPFNKPNLGIMLGGGRTDDGSIVHGPIYVRQIAHGSPFDNVLKKLDHIMMVNDISVTDMDERSVMGMLSNCHHIHLVIRRRSNCNKISDVCLPLNYGLELSNGVFINSCEPNGAASRSGLAPGQRVVHVMHTPVYDAKHAEMLIKNSREPLVIGILQSTKRGDHNGKDKHRQTIFSRWFSRNGGSDKERTVVAKANIDRSNDQVLLRQGSLRMPQASPASMSPLVRYGSLRAPTYSSSIDHTKLMLDALDKRFNAKSTAHSEISSSSTAAPTALWSPSSVNEKDLVFAGTNIEGVPVYVPKSTIFSTPTSPVTRLIRQNSEQKRTMSQISSHRGGWDGRSFSSNTTTSDARPYSMHFTPTSSTIMEGKPHRRSAVYSPSHPPVYPTIRDDSMSSVMSSSNSIRLPSTSFSNQYPNNSTCSLTGGSGVPPRHCISKDGSDFSISTTGSAMHSYAEGRSNKKYHLPRGNHHSESLLVNRSSQPRLVEVPRSDVKLCGGNAIGILAEKSIGSDLLEGDLILSIDGNCVRNTTLECAMNTLSADNSELTGLLVQDGGDRLNRLRLGADGDSFFLRVNIDRSMENKDELDLKCGDVVFVDKTMLMGKTGRWRAWKVDKEGRQREHGAIPSSTTVYQAIRANRYANPFPKKAYEWVEKLDTKVKRPVLLFGAVVEPFLQMLVDESDKFSIVARESLTASLDEVSALLKDKVLIDSKQNDDVYDLYHVVSTAHIMDITAQGLHCVLQVDQSAIDRLKRCRMFPILVKIRFKSVKQLKDVNEHICGEKISSKEAKQLIEKDLKIEKDLDGSVTLVVPSHNNVSFMMTHAVLQLKKIIEDEQKKIVWVQRKVDEE; this comes from the exons ATGGTAGAAGTGGAAGCAAAACCGTCGAGTTTGTCAGTTGAAGaggatgaaaatgaaaatgaagagGAAAAGCTTGAAGATgtggaaaaagagaaattagTGAAACagttaaagtttgaaaaagcaGAACGAAGACGGATTGCAGAGGAAATGGAAAAAGAGATTCGAGAAGTTGAGGCAAAATGGAtggaaaaagttagaaaagcATCTGAAGAGCGAGATGATattggaaagaaaattgatgagtttgaagagaaaattgaTAGTCTACAAATACAAGTACATAG aagtgaaacatataaaatggaaattgaagaAGCGAACAAACGGCTACGGTTACAATATGAAGCTCTCCAGAGAGATTATGAGGAAACAATGCAGGAAAGAAGTATTGTATTAGAAGAAAACTCTCGTCAAAATGAAGAGAGGGATCGACtgcaaaaagaaattgaaaaaatgaaagag gattcTGAAGAAGTTGCTGCATTAAAacagaaacttgaaaatacaAGAAGACTCTTGAAAGTCAATATGGAAGAAACTGCTCAGGCAAATGCTCGAAAAGAAGCTGCAATTGCAAGGCTTACAGAAGCAGAACAAAATGGAGCTAGAATTACAGAAGAAAGAGATGAAGCTTTGAGAAAATGTCAACAGACAACTGGAGATGCAATTGTGGATATTTGGAATACTCATTCTGTTCAAATTAATTTG ccCTTCAACAAACCAAACTTGGGAATTATGCTTGGTGGAGGCCGTACGGACGATGGTTCAATTGTTCATGGTCCAATATATGTTAGACAAATTGCTCACGGTTCTCCATTTGATAATGTATTGAAAAAGCTGGATCATATAATGATGGTCAATGACATATCTGTAACAGATATGGACGAAAGAAGTGTAATGGGAATGTTATCCAACTGTCATCACATTCATCTTGTTATTAGAAGAAGATcaaattgcaataaaattaGTGATGTTTGTCTGCCATTGAACTATG GTCTTGAACTATCCAATGGAGTATTCATTAATTCCTGCGAACCAAACGGTGCTGCTTCTCGTAGTGGATTGGCTCCAGGGCAACGAGTTGTTCATGTTATGCACACTCCTGTTTATGATGCTAAACATGCTGAGATgctaattaaaaattctcgAGAGCCTCTAGTCATTGGAATTCTTCAATCTACTAAACGAGGTGATCATAATGGAAAGGATAAACATCGACAAACTATATTTTCGAGG TGGTTCAGTCGAAATGGTGGATCTGATAAAGAGCGAACTGTTGTTGCAAAAGCGAATATTGATCGTTCAAATGATCAAGTTCTTCTTCGTCAGGGATCTCTGCGAATGCCACAAGCTTCTCCAGCATCAATGAGTCCCTTGGTACGGTATGGTTCTCTACGTGCTCCAACCTATTCAAGTAGCATTGATCATACAAAATTAATGCTGGATGCACTGGATAAAAGATTCAATGCAAA ATCCACAGCGCATTCTGAAATAAGTTCATCTTCAACAGCCGCTCCAACAGCTTTATGGAGCCCATCTTCAGTTAATGAAAAAGATCTCGTATTTGCTGGAACCAATATCGAAGGAGTTCCAGTATATGTTCCTAAGAGTACCATATTTAGCACACCAACGTCACCTGTGAC AAGACTAATCCGTCAAAATAGTGAGCAAAAACGAACAATGTCTCAAATATCATCTCATCGAGGAGGATGGGATGGAAGAAGCTTTTCATCGAACACGACAACTTCAGATGCTCGTCCATATTCTATGCACTTCACACCTACATCATCAACTATAATGGAAGGAAAACCCCACAGAAGATCAGCTGTTTACAGTCCAAGTCATCCACCAGTATATCCTACAATTCGGGATGACTCTATGTCTTCTGTTATGTCTTCGAGTAACTCCATTCGACTTCCAAGCACAAGTTTTTCCAATCAGTATCCTAATAATT CTACCTGCAGCTTGACTGGAGGGAGTGGAGTACCTCCACGTCATTGCATAAGTAAAGATGgaagtgatttttcaatttcaacaacTGGAAGTGCAATGCACAGTTACGCTGAGGGAAGATCCAATAAGAAATATCACTTGCCACGTGGAAATCATCACTCTGAATCTCTTCTTGTAAACCGTTCATCTCAACCGAGACTGGTCGAGGTTCCAAGAAGTGATGTAAAACTTTGTGGTGGAAATGCGATTG GTATcctcgctgaaaaatcaattggtTCTGACCTTCTCGAAGGAGATCTCATTTTATCAATCGATGGAAATTGCGTTCGAAATACAACACTCGAGTGTGCAATGAATACTTTATCAGCTGATAATTCGGAGTTAACAGGTCTTCTAGTTCAAGACGGTGGAGATCGATTGAATCGTTTGAGACTTGGAGCTGACGGTGACAGTTTCTTCCTTCGTGTTAATATCGATAGATCAATGGAGAACAAAGATGAACTGGATTTAAAATGTGGTGATGTTGTTTTCGTTGACAAGACTATGTTAATGGGCAAAACTGGAAGATGGAGAGCATGGAAAGTGGACAAAGAGGGACGACAAAGAGAACATGGAGCTATTCCAAGTTCAACGACTGTTTATCAGGCAATTCGAGCTAACAGATATGCAAATCCGTTCCCGAAGAAGGCTTATGAGTGGGTTGAGAAGTTGGATACAAAAGTGAAACGACCGGTTCTTTTGTTTGGAGCAGTTGTTGAGCCTTTCCTTCAAATGCTTGTTGATGAATCTGATAAGTTTTCAATTGTTGCAAGAGAGTCTTTAACTGCAAGTTTGGATGAAGTATCGGCTTTATTGAAGGATAAAGTATTGATTGATTCGAAACAAAACGATGATGTTTATGATCTTTATCACGTCGTATCAACTGCTCATATTATGGATATCACGGCTCAAGG ACTCCATTGTGTCCTCCAAGTTGATCAGTCTGCAATTGATCGATTGAAAAGATGTAGAATGTTCCCTATTCTTGTGAAGATTCGATTCAAGTCAGTTAAACAGTTAAAAGATGTCAATGAACATATTTGTGGAGAGAAAATCAGTTCAAAAGAAGCCAAACAGCTTATTGAAAAG gatttgaaaatagaaaaagatcTTGATGGATCAGTTACACTTGTAGTGCCAAGTCATAATAATGTCAGCTTCATGATGACTCACGCTGTTCTACAG ctgaaaaaaataattgaagacgagcagaaaaaaatcgtatgGGTTCAAAGAAAAGTCGATGAAGAATAA
- the magu-4 gene encoding PDZ domain-containing protein (Confirmed by transcript evidence): MVEVEAKPSSLSVEEDENENEEEKLEDVEKEKLVKQLKFEKAERRRIAEEMEKEIREVEAKWMEKVRKASEERDDIGKKIDEFEEKIDSLQIQVHRSETYKMEIEEANKRLRLQYEALQRDYEETMQERSIVLEENSRQNEERDRLQKEIEKMKEDSEEVAALKQKLENTRRLLKVNMEETAQANARKEAAIARLTEAEQNGARITEERDEALRKCQQTTGDAIVDIWNTHSVQINLPFNKPNLGIMLGGGRTDDGSIVHGPIYVRQIAHGSPFDNVLKKLDHIMMVNDISVTDMDERSVMGMLSNCHHIHLVIRRRSNCNKISDVCLPLNYGVGLELSNGVFINSCEPNGAASRSGLAPGQRVVHVMHTPVYDAKHAEMLIKNSREPLVIGILQSTKRGDHNGKDKHRQTIFSRWFSRNGGSDKERTVVAKANIDRSNDQVLLRQGSLRMPQASPASMSPLVRYGSLRAPTYSSSIDHTKLMLDALDKRFNAKSTAHSEISSSSTAAPTALWSPSSVNEKDLVFAGTNIEGVPVYVPKSTIFSTPTSPVTRLIRQNSEQKRTMSQISSHRGGWDGRSFSSNTTTSDARPYSMHFTPTSSTIMEGKPHRRSAVYSPSHPPVYPTIRDDSMSSVMSSSNSIRLPSTSFSNQYPNNSTCSLTGGSGVPPRHCISKDGSDFSISTTGSAMHSYAEGRSNKKYHLPRGNHHSESLLVNRSSQPRLVEVPRSDVKLCGGNAIGILAEKSIGSDLLEGDLILSIDGNCVRNTTLECAMNTLSADNSELTGLLVQDGGDRLNRLRLGADGDSFFLRVNIDRSMENKDELDLKCGDVVFVDKTMLMGKTGRWRAWKVDKEGRQREHGAIPSSTTVYQAIRANRYANPFPKKAYEWVEKLDTKVKRPVLLFGAVVEPFLQMLVDESDKFSIVARESLTASLDEVSALLKDKVLIDSKQNDDVYDLYHVVSTAHIMDITAQGLHCVLQVDQSAIDRLKRCRMFPILVKIRFKSVKQLKDVNEHICGEKISSKEAKQLIEKDLKIEKDLDGSVTLVVPSHNNVSFMMTHAVLQLKKIIEDEQKKIVWVQRKVDEE, translated from the exons ATGGTAGAAGTGGAAGCAAAACCGTCGAGTTTGTCAGTTGAAGaggatgaaaatgaaaatgaagagGAAAAGCTTGAAGATgtggaaaaagagaaattagTGAAACagttaaagtttgaaaaagcaGAACGAAGACGGATTGCAGAGGAAATGGAAAAAGAGATTCGAGAAGTTGAGGCAAAATGGAtggaaaaagttagaaaagcATCTGAAGAGCGAGATGATattggaaagaaaattgatgagtttgaagagaaaattgaTAGTCTACAAATACAAGTACATAG aagtgaaacatataaaatggaaattgaagaAGCGAACAAACGGCTACGGTTACAATATGAAGCTCTCCAGAGAGATTATGAGGAAACAATGCAGGAAAGAAGTATTGTATTAGAAGAAAACTCTCGTCAAAATGAAGAGAGGGATCGACtgcaaaaagaaattgaaaaaatgaaagag gattcTGAAGAAGTTGCTGCATTAAAacagaaacttgaaaatacaAGAAGACTCTTGAAAGTCAATATGGAAGAAACTGCTCAGGCAAATGCTCGAAAAGAAGCTGCAATTGCAAGGCTTACAGAAGCAGAACAAAATGGAGCTAGAATTACAGAAGAAAGAGATGAAGCTTTGAGAAAATGTCAACAGACAACTGGAGATGCAATTGTGGATATTTGGAATACTCATTCTGTTCAAATTAATTTG ccCTTCAACAAACCAAACTTGGGAATTATGCTTGGTGGAGGCCGTACGGACGATGGTTCAATTGTTCATGGTCCAATATATGTTAGACAAATTGCTCACGGTTCTCCATTTGATAATGTATTGAAAAAGCTGGATCATATAATGATGGTCAATGACATATCTGTAACAGATATGGACGAAAGAAGTGTAATGGGAATGTTATCCAACTGTCATCACATTCATCTTGTTATTAGAAGAAGATcaaattgcaataaaattaGTGATGTTTGTCTGCCATTGAACTATG GTGTAGGTCTTGAACTATCCAATGGAGTATTCATTAATTCCTGCGAACCAAACGGTGCTGCTTCTCGTAGTGGATTGGCTCCAGGGCAACGAGTTGTTCATGTTATGCACACTCCTGTTTATGATGCTAAACATGCTGAGATgctaattaaaaattctcgAGAGCCTCTAGTCATTGGAATTCTTCAATCTACTAAACGAGGTGATCATAATGGAAAGGATAAACATCGACAAACTATATTTTCGAGG TGGTTCAGTCGAAATGGTGGATCTGATAAAGAGCGAACTGTTGTTGCAAAAGCGAATATTGATCGTTCAAATGATCAAGTTCTTCTTCGTCAGGGATCTCTGCGAATGCCACAAGCTTCTCCAGCATCAATGAGTCCCTTGGTACGGTATGGTTCTCTACGTGCTCCAACCTATTCAAGTAGCATTGATCATACAAAATTAATGCTGGATGCACTGGATAAAAGATTCAATGCAAA ATCCACAGCGCATTCTGAAATAAGTTCATCTTCAACAGCCGCTCCAACAGCTTTATGGAGCCCATCTTCAGTTAATGAAAAAGATCTCGTATTTGCTGGAACCAATATCGAAGGAGTTCCAGTATATGTTCCTAAGAGTACCATATTTAGCACACCAACGTCACCTGTGAC AAGACTAATCCGTCAAAATAGTGAGCAAAAACGAACAATGTCTCAAATATCATCTCATCGAGGAGGATGGGATGGAAGAAGCTTTTCATCGAACACGACAACTTCAGATGCTCGTCCATATTCTATGCACTTCACACCTACATCATCAACTATAATGGAAGGAAAACCCCACAGAAGATCAGCTGTTTACAGTCCAAGTCATCCACCAGTATATCCTACAATTCGGGATGACTCTATGTCTTCTGTTATGTCTTCGAGTAACTCCATTCGACTTCCAAGCACAAGTTTTTCCAATCAGTATCCTAATAATT CTACCTGCAGCTTGACTGGAGGGAGTGGAGTACCTCCACGTCATTGCATAAGTAAAGATGgaagtgatttttcaatttcaacaacTGGAAGTGCAATGCACAGTTACGCTGAGGGAAGATCCAATAAGAAATATCACTTGCCACGTGGAAATCATCACTCTGAATCTCTTCTTGTAAACCGTTCATCTCAACCGAGACTGGTCGAGGTTCCAAGAAGTGATGTAAAACTTTGTGGTGGAAATGCGATTG GTATcctcgctgaaaaatcaattggtTCTGACCTTCTCGAAGGAGATCTCATTTTATCAATCGATGGAAATTGCGTTCGAAATACAACACTCGAGTGTGCAATGAATACTTTATCAGCTGATAATTCGGAGTTAACAGGTCTTCTAGTTCAAGACGGTGGAGATCGATTGAATCGTTTGAGACTTGGAGCTGACGGTGACAGTTTCTTCCTTCGTGTTAATATCGATAGATCAATGGAGAACAAAGATGAACTGGATTTAAAATGTGGTGATGTTGTTTTCGTTGACAAGACTATGTTAATGGGCAAAACTGGAAGATGGAGAGCATGGAAAGTGGACAAAGAGGGACGACAAAGAGAACATGGAGCTATTCCAAGTTCAACGACTGTTTATCAGGCAATTCGAGCTAACAGATATGCAAATCCGTTCCCGAAGAAGGCTTATGAGTGGGTTGAGAAGTTGGATACAAAAGTGAAACGACCGGTTCTTTTGTTTGGAGCAGTTGTTGAGCCTTTCCTTCAAATGCTTGTTGATGAATCTGATAAGTTTTCAATTGTTGCAAGAGAGTCTTTAACTGCAAGTTTGGATGAAGTATCGGCTTTATTGAAGGATAAAGTATTGATTGATTCGAAACAAAACGATGATGTTTATGATCTTTATCACGTCGTATCAACTGCTCATATTATGGATATCACGGCTCAAGG ACTCCATTGTGTCCTCCAAGTTGATCAGTCTGCAATTGATCGATTGAAAAGATGTAGAATGTTCCCTATTCTTGTGAAGATTCGATTCAAGTCAGTTAAACAGTTAAAAGATGTCAATGAACATATTTGTGGAGAGAAAATCAGTTCAAAAGAAGCCAAACAGCTTATTGAAAAG gatttgaaaatagaaaaagatcTTGATGGATCAGTTACACTTGTAGTGCCAAGTCATAATAATGTCAGCTTCATGATGACTCACGCTGTTCTACAG ctgaaaaaaataattgaagacgagcagaaaaaaatcgtatgGGTTCAAAGAAAAGTCGATGAAGAATAA
- the F44D12.2 gene encoding DUF7622 domain-containing protein (Confirmed by transcript evidence), with the protein MQTILIQLIVLFTLFHEVNTLVTCSRCEFGNEECNFSRSTCRGDFCYHAQYFYGNEMMPTIQKGCVIGEVAPEGCRVNHHGNVMCFCSDADYCNANYTSLADTATTILPVQTCQPEKVNNMPKPRWTKPCAANYCTFIEAKTQTEVNSANYTWSTKDCNKENEFDFFPTLTVFNFYPGTCVWLNYGGQPDTHACYGSDSLDTTLVFDVTTATTECHVDYFNPRLPYVKSGSSCIGQFCFISATSRGEVFRGCVNSVTVEGATPLKIGYTRAYTGLEQWICDQSYCNADLKSAELSWPPELYLYRNISNLREFNVFYIDSARSSSSIFLAIPIVFLINYCLFH; encoded by the exons ATGCAGACAATACTGATTCAACTGATTGTACTTTTTACGTTATTTCATGAGGTGAATACACTGGTCACTTGTTCAAGATGTGAATTTGGAAATGAAGA ATGCAACTTTTCTCGAAGTACATGTCGGGGAGATTTCTGTTATCATGCTCaatatttttatggaaatGAAATGATGCCAACGATACAAAAAGGATGTGTTATAGGGGAAGTTGCTCCAGAAGGATGTAGAGTCAATCATCATGGAAATGTTATGTGTTTCTGTTCAGA CGCTGACTACTGTAATGCCAACTACACATCACTTGCTGACACTGCTACAACAATTCTTCCCGTTCAGACTTGTCAACCAGAAAAAGTGAACAACATGCCAAAACCCAGATGGACAAAGCCGTGTGCTGCAAACTATTGTACTTTTATTGAGGCAAAG actCAAACTGAAGTGAACAGTGCCAATTACACTTGGTCCACCAAAGACTGCAATAAGGAGAATGAATTTGACTTTTTCCCAACTCtaacagttttcaatttttatcctGGAACATGCGTATGGCTCAACTATGGAGGTCAACCGGACACACATGCATGTTATGGTTCTGAT TCTCTCGACACAACATTAGTCTTTGACGTGACAACTGCTACAACCGAATGCCACGTGGATTATTTTAATCCACGTCTTCCATATGTTAAGTCCGGAAGTTCTTGTATTGGACAGTTCTGTTTCATAAGTGCGACTTCCCGTGGAGAAGTGTTCAGAGGTTGTGTTAACAGTGTGACTGTCGAGGGTGCCACTCCGTTGAAG ATTGGCTACACCCGTGCATACACTGGCTTAGAGCAATGGATTTGTGATCAATCTTACTGTAATGCTGATCTCAAATCAGCTGAACTCTCTTGGCCACCTGAGCTATATTTATACAG aaatatatcAAATCTCCGAGAGTTCAATGTTTTCTACATCGACTCCGCTCGCTCGTCATCCTCGATTTTTCTTGCCATTCCCATCGTTTTTCTAATTAATTATTGCCTTTTCCACTGA
- the ent-7 gene encoding Equilibrative Nucleoside Transporter (ENT) Family (Confirmed by transcript evidence), translated as MDQMELQPLKSKMNEELAENSSVTGNSQIGLVTPRDTWGRKESSPTDRWYLVYIIFTMHGMGMLMSWNMFITIAPQYYHDYWFNNTNYQDSFMSIIGVTSQIPNVGIMILNTIVVMVGFMMLRVVVPLIVNCILIGVIVILAIFVTPSPDSVTWFYIVTLIIIMAMNLANGIYQNSVYGIVADFPDNYINSLVIGNNLCGVFTSVLSILTILISPNDIELNALLYFSISLAFMIVCLFSLYFLVRLPFYQYYMAKGVEARAEEKVDNPSIRQYWECFRMCWVQLFNNFYVYFVSLLIFPAMMTDSVYSDPTNGITSVFGDSLFFPITTFLNFNLFAWIGSSLANYVQFPSEKYLWIGVALRTVFIPFYLFCNYRPDTRRWPVWFKNEWWFTIGCTIMAFTCGYMSSLALIYTPSKVPARYQKLSGMLASIFLMLGILIGVASTPIAAWAVDSIGSRKNMTV; from the exons ATGGATCAAATGGAATTGCAACCACTCAAAAG CAAAATGAACGAGgaacttgccgaaaattcatCAGTCACTGGCAACTCACAAATTGGTTTAGTGACACCTCGAGACACATGGGGCCGGAAAGAGAGTTCACCAACAGATCGATGGTATCttgtttatataatttttacaatGCACGGAATGGGAATGTTAATGTCATGGAATATGTTTATTACAATTGCTCCACAATACTATCACGATTATTGGTTTAACAATACAAATTATCAAGACAGTTTTATGTCAATTATTGGAGTGACGTCACAGATTCCAAATGTTGGAATTATGATTTTAAATACAATTGTGGTCATggt AGGTTTCATGATGCTTCGAGTTGTGGTTCCTCTCATTGTGAACTGCATTTTGATTGGGGTCATTGTTATTCTTGCCATTTTTGTAACACCATCTCCAGACAGTGTTACATGGTTTTATATTGTTACTCTAATCATCATAATGGCTATGAATTTGGCCAAtggaatttatcaaaattctgTATACGGAATCGTCGCCGATTTTCCGGATAACTACATTAACTCTTTGGTTATTGGAAACAATTTGTGTGGAGTTTTTACTTCAGTATTGAGTATTCTAACAATTCTTA taTCGCCTAACGACATTGAATTGAATGCCCTTTTATACTTCAGTATATCATTAGCATTCAtgattgtttgtttgttttctctctattttctGGTTCGATTG ccattctATCAATATTACATGGCAAAAGGAGTGGAGGCAAGAGCAGAGGAAAAAGTAGATAATCCGTCAATCAGACAATACTGGGAGTGCTTCAGaatg TGTTGGGTCCAACTGTTCAACAATTTCTACGTTTATTTTGTTTCTCTTCTCATCTTTCCTGCAATGATGACTGATAGTGTGTACTCTGATCCTACAAATGGAATAACTTCTGTTTTTGGAG ATAGTTTATTCTTCCCGATAACTACTTTcctcaatttcaatttatttgcaTGGATTGGATCATCTCTTGCCAATTATGTTCAATTC CCATCAGAGAAATATTTATGGATCGGAGTTGCTCTTCGAACCGTATTCATTCCATTTTATCTTTTCTGTAATTATCGTCCAGATACTAGAAGATGGCCTGTTTGGTTTAAGAATGAATGGTGGTTCACTATTGGATGTACCATAATGGCATTTACTTGTGGTTATATGAGCAGTTTAGCGCTGATTTATACACCAAG CAAAGTGCCAGCTAGATATCAGAAGCTAAGTGGAATGCTTGCATCAATTTTCCTAATGCTCGGAATTCTCATCGGAGTCGCCAGTACACCCATTGCTGCATGGGCGGTGGACTCGATAGGAAGTAGAAAGAACATGACTGtataa
- the ent-7 gene encoding Equilibrative Nucleoside Transporter (ENT) Family (Confirmed by transcript evidence) yields MNEELAENSSVTGNSQIGLVTPRDTWGRKESSPTDRWYLVYIIFTMHGMGMLMSWNMFITIAPQYYHDYWFNNTNYQDSFMSIIGVTSQIPNVGIMILNTIVVMVGFMMLRVVVPLIVNCILIGVIVILAIFVTPSPDSVTWFYIVTLIIIMAMNLANGIYQNSVYGIVADFPDNYINSLVIGNNLCGVFTSVLSILTILISPNDIELNALLYFSISLAFMIVCLFSLYFLVRLPFYQYYMAKGVEARAEEKVDNPSIRQYWECFRMCWVQLFNNFYVYFVSLLIFPAMMTDSVYSDPTNGITSVFGDSLFFPITTFLNFNLFAWIGSSLANYVQFPSEKYLWIGVALRTVFIPFYLFCNYRPDTRRWPVWFKNEWWFTIGCTIMAFTCGYMSSLALIYTPSKVPARYQKLSGMLASIFLMLGILIGVASTPIAAWAVDSIGSRKNMTV; encoded by the exons ATGAACGAGgaacttgccgaaaattcatCAGTCACTGGCAACTCACAAATTGGTTTAGTGACACCTCGAGACACATGGGGCCGGAAAGAGAGTTCACCAACAGATCGATGGTATCttgtttatataatttttacaatGCACGGAATGGGAATGTTAATGTCATGGAATATGTTTATTACAATTGCTCCACAATACTATCACGATTATTGGTTTAACAATACAAATTATCAAGACAGTTTTATGTCAATTATTGGAGTGACGTCACAGATTCCAAATGTTGGAATTATGATTTTAAATACAATTGTGGTCATggt AGGTTTCATGATGCTTCGAGTTGTGGTTCCTCTCATTGTGAACTGCATTTTGATTGGGGTCATTGTTATTCTTGCCATTTTTGTAACACCATCTCCAGACAGTGTTACATGGTTTTATATTGTTACTCTAATCATCATAATGGCTATGAATTTGGCCAAtggaatttatcaaaattctgTATACGGAATCGTCGCCGATTTTCCGGATAACTACATTAACTCTTTGGTTATTGGAAACAATTTGTGTGGAGTTTTTACTTCAGTATTGAGTATTCTAACAATTCTTA taTCGCCTAACGACATTGAATTGAATGCCCTTTTATACTTCAGTATATCATTAGCATTCAtgattgtttgtttgttttctctctattttctGGTTCGATTG ccattctATCAATATTACATGGCAAAAGGAGTGGAGGCAAGAGCAGAGGAAAAAGTAGATAATCCGTCAATCAGACAATACTGGGAGTGCTTCAGaatg TGTTGGGTCCAACTGTTCAACAATTTCTACGTTTATTTTGTTTCTCTTCTCATCTTTCCTGCAATGATGACTGATAGTGTGTACTCTGATCCTACAAATGGAATAACTTCTGTTTTTGGAG ATAGTTTATTCTTCCCGATAACTACTTTcctcaatttcaatttatttgcaTGGATTGGATCATCTCTTGCCAATTATGTTCAATTC CCATCAGAGAAATATTTATGGATCGGAGTTGCTCTTCGAACCGTATTCATTCCATTTTATCTTTTCTGTAATTATCGTCCAGATACTAGAAGATGGCCTGTTTGGTTTAAGAATGAATGGTGGTTCACTATTGGATGTACCATAATGGCATTTACTTGTGGTTATATGAGCAGTTTAGCGCTGATTTATACACCAAG CAAAGTGCCAGCTAGATATCAGAAGCTAAGTGGAATGCTTGCATCAATTTTCCTAATGCTCGGAATTCTCATCGGAGTCGCCAGTACACCCATTGCTGCATGGGCGGTGGACTCGATAGGAAGTAGAAAGAACATGACTGtataa
- the ent-7 gene encoding Equilibrative Nucleoside Transporter (ENT) Family (Confirmed by transcript evidence) — MMTDSVYSDPTNGITSVFGDSLFFPITTFLNFNLFAWIGSSLANYVQFPSEKYLWIGVALRTVFIPFYLFCNYRPDTRRWPVWFKNEWWFTIGCTIMAFTCGYMSSLALIYTPSKVPARYQKLSGMLASIFLMLGILIGVASTPIAAWAVDSIGSRKNMTV; from the exons ATGATGACTGATAGTGTGTACTCTGATCCTACAAATGGAATAACTTCTGTTTTTGGAG ATAGTTTATTCTTCCCGATAACTACTTTcctcaatttcaatttatttgcaTGGATTGGATCATCTCTTGCCAATTATGTTCAATTC CCATCAGAGAAATATTTATGGATCGGAGTTGCTCTTCGAACCGTATTCATTCCATTTTATCTTTTCTGTAATTATCGTCCAGATACTAGAAGATGGCCTGTTTGGTTTAAGAATGAATGGTGGTTCACTATTGGATGTACCATAATGGCATTTACTTGTGGTTATATGAGCAGTTTAGCGCTGATTTATACACCAAG CAAAGTGCCAGCTAGATATCAGAAGCTAAGTGGAATGCTTGCATCAATTTTCCTAATGCTCGGAATTCTCATCGGAGTCGCCAGTACACCCATTGCTGCATGGGCGGTGGACTCGATAGGAAGTAGAAAGAACATGACTGtataa